The following proteins are encoded in a genomic region of Populus trichocarpa isolate Nisqually-1 chromosome 13, P.trichocarpa_v4.1, whole genome shotgun sequence:
- the LOC7478918 gene encoding probable protein phosphatase 2C 5 isoform X3: MRPPLVPLATLIGRELRNEKIEKPFVKYGQAALAKKGEDYFLIKPDCQRVPGDLSTSFSVFAQIFDGHNGVSAAIFVKEKLLDNVLSAIPQDITREEWLQALPQALVAGFVKTDIEFQQKGETSGTTVTFVVIDEWTVTVASVGDSRCILDSQGGVVSLLTVDHRLEENVEERERVTASGGEVGRLNVFGGNEVGPLRCWPGGLCLSRSIGDTDVGEFIVPIPHVKQVKLSNAGGRLVIASDGIWDALSSDMAAKSCRGLPAEIAAKLVVKVALRSRGLKDDTTCLVVDIIPSDIPVLPPIPRKKHNMFSSLFGKKALSSVSKSTKKLSAVGAVEELFEEGSAILAERLSKYFPANANSGLCRCAVCQVDQTPGDSLSVNSGSFFTPGSKPWEGPFLCSNCQKKKDAMEGKRSSRPTVMT; the protein is encoded by the exons ATGAGACCTCCTCTTGTTCCACTTGCGACATTGATTGGGCGTGAGCTTAGGAATGAGAAGATCGAGAAACCATTTGTGAAGTATGGACAAGCTGCTTTAGCAAAGAAAGGCGAGGATTACTTTCTCATAAAACCCGACTGCCAGAGGGTTCCTGGGGATCTGTCGACATCATTCTCTGTGTTTGCG CAGATCTTTGACGGACATAATGGGGTATCAGCCGCCATCTTTGTGAAGGAGAAGTTATTGGATAATGTCTTGAGTGCAATTCCTCAAGATATCACTAGAGAAGAGTGGCTTCAAGCACTTCCTCAAGCACTAGTTGCTGGTTTTGTGAAAACTGACATAGAATTCCAGCAGAAAG GGGAGACTTCTGGGACAACTGTGACATTTGTTGTAATTGATGAGTGGACTGTGACTGTTGCTTCTGTGGGGGATTCACGATGCATATTGGACAGCCAGGGGGGTGTGGTTTCTCTCTTGACAGTTGATCACAGGCTGGAAGAAAATGTTGAAGAGAGAGAGCGAGTAACTGCAAGTGGGGGTGAAGTAGGAAGGCTAAATGTTTTTGGAGGCAACGAG GTTGGTCCCTTGCGTTGTTGGCCTGGTGGATTATGTCTTTCTAGATCAATAGGTGACACGGATGTTGGAGAGTTCATTGTTCCAATACCTCATGTCAAGCAAGTGAAA CTTTCAAATGCTGGAGGAAGACTTGTTATCGCTTCCGATGGTATCTGGGATGCTTTATCTTCTGATATGGCTGCCAAGTCATGTAGGGGTTTGCCTGCAGAGATTGCTGCAAAGTTGGTTGTTAAG GTGGCATTGAGGTCAAGGGGGCTGAAGGATGATACAACATGCCTTGTTGTTGATATCATCCCATCCGACATACCTGTCTTGCCTCCAATACCGAGGAAGAAGCATAATATGTTCAGTTCGCTTTTTGGAAAGAAAGCGCTGAGTTCTGTGagcaaatcaacaaaaaagCTCTCTGCTGTTGGTGCGGTTGAGGAACTGTTTGAAGAGGGTTCTGCTATTCTTGCAGAACG ATTAAGTAAGTATTTCCCTGCGAACGCAAACTCTGGGCTATGCAGATGTGCTGTTTGCCAAGTGGATCAAACCCCAGGTGACAGTTTATCAGTAAACTCAGGCTCTTTCTTCACACCTGGATCGAAGCCATGGGAAGGCCCCTTCCTCTGCAGTAACTgtcagaaaaagaaagatgcCATGGAAGGCAAAAGGTCGAGCAGACCCACTGTGATGACATAG
- the LOC7481709 gene encoding kinesin-like protein KIN-14G — MATEQQQQVWPFSAASVVEDMLQENIGTRPRGVDLVASRKAEEASLRRYEAAGWLRKTVGVVGGKDLPAEPSEEEFRLGLRSGIILCNVLNKVQPGAVPKVVEGPGDSVEVPDGAALSAFQYFENVRNFLVAIEEMGIPTFEASDLEQGGKSARVVNCILALKSYSDWKQSGGIGTWKYGGNLKPSTSGGGKPFMRKNSEPFKNSFSRACSGDPSSFDEQFNDLSEAGASRSLNMLVRAALSNRKQEEIPNIVESMLNKVMEEFERRLVSQNEQMKITAKDMEVASPDMPLSRTSSDTRMEEETSTQINTRECCHHKGTPHEESEDQLLKQQAMVERQQQDIKELKLTLYATKEGMHLLQMKHVEEFNNLGKHLHGLAHAASGYQRVLEENRKLYNQVQDLKGNIRVYCRVRPFLTGQASRFSTVDHIDEGNITISTPSKYGKEGRKSFNFNKVFGPLATQEEVFADTQPLIRSVLDGYNVCIFAYGQTGSGKTFTMTGPKELTEESLGVNYRALSDLFLLSDQRKEVICYDISVQMLEIYNEQVRDLLVTEGVNRRLEIRNSSQNGINVPDASLVTVSSPSDVLNLMNIGHRNRAVSATAMNDRSSRSHSCLTVHVQGRELASGTVIRGSMHLVDLAGSERIDKSEVTGDRLKEAQHINKSLSALGDVIASLAQKNSHVPYRNSKLTQLLQDSLGGQAKTLMFVHISPETDALGETISTLKFAERVATVELGAARVNKDSSEAKELKEQIANLKAALASKEVESEHSHHSRSSTPERLKMKSGLPSPSHSWHSAGSITSAGSITSGHRQMEDGNSEVRNNYSSVARRRRSLDPQDLIMYSPPWLPASSPSMSGKEDDRESVSGDWVDKVMVNRLDSANRDENPAGQWEVDSRQSPEMFYQSYARDPSKIYPEQPYKSSPNTRDSQEYDAQRGRFEMASTDESDELEAATSDSSEPDLLWQSNIPRMSSLPNPNVLGSKTKKTTNPRGFKSTETRSLIPSLIPSPSRKLPNGASPGLNKPGRQLVSVDGKRKTGHAK, encoded by the exons atggcaACAGAGCAGCAACAACAAGTTTGGCCTTTCTCTGCTGCTTCTGTTGTAGAGGATATGCTTCAAGAAAATATTGGAACTCGACCAAGAGGTGTTGATTTGGTGGCTTCAAGAAAAGCTGAAGAAGCTT CCTTGAGAAGGTATGAAGCAGCTGGGTGGCTTCGAAAAACAGTGGGGGTTGTCGGGGGTAAAGATTTGCCAGCTGAGCCCTCTGAAGAAGAATTCAGGCTTGGATTGCGAAGTGGGATAATCTTATGTAACGTCCTTAACAAGGTTCAACCTGGAGCAGTTCCAAAG GTAGTGGAAGGTCCTGGTGATTCTGTTGAAGTTCCTGATGGGGCAGCTTTATCAGCATTTCAGTACTTCGAAAATGTGAGAAACTTCCTGGTAGCTATTGAGGAAATGGGAATTCCAACCTTTGAAGCCTCTGATTTGGAACAG GGAGGAAAATCTGCAAGGGTTGTGAACTGTATTTTAGCACTTAAATCATATAGTGATTGGAAACAGAGTGGTGGGATTGGGACATGGAAATATGGAGGAAATTTGAAACCCTCAACCTCTGGGGGTGGGAAACCCTTCATGCGAAAAAATTCCGAGCCTTTCAAGAATTCCTTTTCTCGGGCATGCAGTGGTGATCCGTCTTCATTTGATGAACAATTCAATGACCTCAGTGAAGCT GGTGCCTCTCGTTCCTTGAATATGCTTGTCCGTGCAGCTCTTTCAAACAGGAAGCAAGAAGAAATACCTAAT ATAGTAGAGTCTATGCTAAACAAAGTCATGGAGGAGTTTGAGCGTCGGTTGGTGAGCCAGAATGAGCAG ATGAAAATAACAGCAAAAGATATGGAAGTAGCTAGCCCTGACATGCCTCTTTCAAGAACTTCAAGTGATACAAGG ATGGAAGAAGAAACTTCCACACAAATCAATACACGGGAATGCTGCCATCATAAGGGCACTCCTCATGAGGAATCAGAAGACCAGCTTTTGAAACAGCAAGCGATGGTTGAACGACAACAACAAGACATTAAG GAACTGAAACTTACTCTTTATGCTACGAAAGAAGGAATGCACCTTTTGCAAATGAAACATGTGGAGGAGTTCAACAATTTAG GTAAGCACTTGCATGGCCTAGCTCATGCAGCTTCAGGCTACCAGAGAGTCCTCGAGGAGAATCGCAAGTTATACAATCAAGTGCAGGACCTGAAAG GAAATATTAGAGTATATTGCCGAGTAAGACCCTTTTTGACTGGGCAAGCAAGTCGTTTTAGTACGGTGGATCACATAGATGAAGGGAACATTACAATTAGCACCCCTTCAAAATATGGCAAAGAGGGACGCAAATCATTCAACTTCAACAAGGTTTTTGGTCCTTTGGCAACTCAAG AGGAGGTATTTGCAGACACCCAGCCTCTGATTCGTTCTGTTCTTGATGGTTACAACGTGTGTATATTTGCATATGGTCAAACTGGATCCGGAAAGACATTTACTATG ACCGGTCCCAAGGAGCTCACAGAGGAAAGTCTAGGTGTAAACTACAGGGCTTTGAGCGATCTATTTCTCCTTTCAGATCAAAGAAAGGAAGTTATTTGCTATGATATCTCTGTCCAAATGCTTGAGATTTACAACGAGCAAGTGAGGGATCTCCTTGTAACTGAGGGTGTTAACAGAAG ATTAGAAATTCGAAACAGTTCTCAGAATGGAATTAATGTACCAGATGCAAGTCTTGTAACTGTATCATCACCGTCTGATGTCTTAAATTTGATGAACATTGGGCACAGGAATCGTGCAGTTAGCGCTACAGCAATGAATGATCGCAGCAGTCGATCCCATAG CTGCCTGACAGTTCATGTTCAAGGGAGAGAGTTGGCATCTGGAACAGTAATCCGTGGTTCAATGCATCTAGTTGACCTGGCAGGAAGTGAACGGATTGACAAATCCGAGGTGACGGGAGATCGATTAAAGGAAGCACAGCATATCAATAAATCTCTTTCTGCTTTAGGAGATGTGATTGCCTCTCTTGCTCAAAAAAACTCACACGTTCCCTACCGGAACAGCAAACTCACGCAACTACTACAAGATTCACTTG GTGGGCAGGCTAAGACGCTCATGTTTGTTCACATAAGTCCTGAGACTGATGCTCTTGGAGAAACAATTAGTACACTTAAATTTGCGGAAAGGGTTGCCACTGTTGAGCTTGGTGCTGCTCGAGTTAATAAAGATAGTTCAGAGGCGAAGGAGCTGAAAGAGCAG ATTGCTAATCTCAAAGCAGCCTTAGCATCGAAGGAAGTAGAGTCAGAGCACTCACATCATTCTCGATCCAGCACCCCGGAAAGACTTAAAATGAAGTCTGGTTTGCCTTCTCCTTCTCACAGTTGGCATAGTGCAGGTAGCATAACAAGTGCAGGTAGCATAACAAGCGGTCATAGGCAGATGGAGGATGGTAATTCAGAG GTTAGGAACAACTATTCGTCTGTTGCAAGAAGGCGAAGAAGCTTGGATCCCCAAGATTTGATAATGTATTCACCTCCATGGCTACCTGCTTCCAGTCCTTCGATGAGTGGAAAGGAGGATGATAGAGAATCAGTGTCTGGTGACTGGGTTGACAAGGTCATGGTGAACAGGCTTGACAGTGCAAATAGAGATGAAAATCCTGCAGGACAATGGGAAGTAGACAGCAGACAGTCGCCTGAGATGTTTTATCAGAGTTATGCTCGAGACCCTTCGAAGATTTACCCAGAACAACCCTACAAATCTTCACCAAATACAAGGGACAGCCAAGAGTATGATGCTCAGAGGGGTAGGTTTGAAATGGCATCCACCGATGAGTCTGACGAACTCGAGGCTGCAACAAGTGATTCTTCTGAGCCAGACTTGCTATGGCAATCTAATATCCCTAGAATGAGCAGCCTTCCCAATCCCAATGTTTTGGGATCTAAAACGAAGAAGACTACTAATCCTAGGGGATTCAAGAGCACAGAAACAAG GAGTTTAATTCCATCACTAATTCCTTCACCATCAAGGAAACTACCAAATGGGGCGAGTCCAGGCCTAAACAAACCCGGAAGGCAGCTAGTTTCCGTCGACGGAAAGAGGAAAACTGGACATGCAAAGTGA
- the LOC7478918 gene encoding probable protein phosphatase 2C 5 isoform X2 — MLDLLRPLHVSTDNISRMRPPLVPLATLIGRELRNEKIEKPFVKYGQAALAKKGEDYFLIKPDCQRVPGDLSTSFSVFAIFDGHNGVSAAIFVKEKLLDNVLSAIPQDITREEWLQALPQALVAGFVKTDIEFQQKGETSGTTVTFVVIDEWTVTVASVGDSRCILDSQGGVVSLLTVDHRLEENVEERERVTASGGEVGRLNVFGGNEVGPLRCWPGGLCLSRSIGDTDVGEFIVPIPHVKQVKLSNAGGRLVIASDGIWDALSSDMAAKSCRGLPAEIAAKLVVKVALRSRGLKDDTTCLVVDIIPSDIPVLPPIPRKKHNMFSSLFGKKALSSVSKSTKKLSAVGAVEELFEEGSAILAERLSKYFPANANSGLCRCAVCQVDQTPGDSLSVNSGSFFTPGSKPWEGPFLCSNCQKKKDAMEGKRSSRPTVMT; from the exons ATGCTGGATCTGTTGAGACCTCTTCATGTTTCAACT GACAATATATCGAGGATGAGACCTCCTCTTGTTCCACTTGCGACATTGATTGGGCGTGAGCTTAGGAATGAGAAGATCGAGAAACCATTTGTGAAGTATGGACAAGCTGCTTTAGCAAAGAAAGGCGAGGATTACTTTCTCATAAAACCCGACTGCCAGAGGGTTCCTGGGGATCTGTCGACATCATTCTCTGTGTTTGCG ATCTTTGACGGACATAATGGGGTATCAGCCGCCATCTTTGTGAAGGAGAAGTTATTGGATAATGTCTTGAGTGCAATTCCTCAAGATATCACTAGAGAAGAGTGGCTTCAAGCACTTCCTCAAGCACTAGTTGCTGGTTTTGTGAAAACTGACATAGAATTCCAGCAGAAAG GGGAGACTTCTGGGACAACTGTGACATTTGTTGTAATTGATGAGTGGACTGTGACTGTTGCTTCTGTGGGGGATTCACGATGCATATTGGACAGCCAGGGGGGTGTGGTTTCTCTCTTGACAGTTGATCACAGGCTGGAAGAAAATGTTGAAGAGAGAGAGCGAGTAACTGCAAGTGGGGGTGAAGTAGGAAGGCTAAATGTTTTTGGAGGCAACGAG GTTGGTCCCTTGCGTTGTTGGCCTGGTGGATTATGTCTTTCTAGATCAATAGGTGACACGGATGTTGGAGAGTTCATTGTTCCAATACCTCATGTCAAGCAAGTGAAA CTTTCAAATGCTGGAGGAAGACTTGTTATCGCTTCCGATGGTATCTGGGATGCTTTATCTTCTGATATGGCTGCCAAGTCATGTAGGGGTTTGCCTGCAGAGATTGCTGCAAAGTTGGTTGTTAAG GTGGCATTGAGGTCAAGGGGGCTGAAGGATGATACAACATGCCTTGTTGTTGATATCATCCCATCCGACATACCTGTCTTGCCTCCAATACCGAGGAAGAAGCATAATATGTTCAGTTCGCTTTTTGGAAAGAAAGCGCTGAGTTCTGTGagcaaatcaacaaaaaagCTCTCTGCTGTTGGTGCGGTTGAGGAACTGTTTGAAGAGGGTTCTGCTATTCTTGCAGAACG ATTAAGTAAGTATTTCCCTGCGAACGCAAACTCTGGGCTATGCAGATGTGCTGTTTGCCAAGTGGATCAAACCCCAGGTGACAGTTTATCAGTAAACTCAGGCTCTTTCTTCACACCTGGATCGAAGCCATGGGAAGGCCCCTTCCTCTGCAGTAACTgtcagaaaaagaaagatgcCATGGAAGGCAAAAGGTCGAGCAGACCCACTGTGATGACATAG
- the LOC7478919 gene encoding wall-associated receptor kinase-like 20, which translates to MMFLVVFLLTLLSHVPALDACPKCGNMLVPYPLSTSDNCGNPRYRIYCNNGALEFLSAQGLYYRILSINPSAYKLVIRPPLIGKDTCYSSDLAVGGLRLDENLPFNISVRNTVMLFNCSDNILLSPLNCSSTSYCRQYEEIEEGSGCKGTLCCHFLKDASMTSHRIRVRVGGCTAYTSVVDIKPVDPVDKWNYGIELQWMPPY; encoded by the coding sequence ATGATGTTTCTGGTAGTCTTTTTGCTCACTTTACTATCTCATGTGCCAGCCCTTGATGCTTGCCCTAAATGTGGCAACATGCTAGTCCCTTACCCACTTAGCACAAGTGATAATTGTGGAAACCCTAGGTACAGAATCTACTGCAACAATGGTGCTCTAGAGTTCTTGTCAGCTCAAGGACTATACTACAGGATTCTCAGTATCAATCCTAGTGCTTATAAACTTGTCATACGCCCTCCCCTAATAGGGAAAGACACATGCTATTCCTCTGATCTTGCCGTAGGAGGATTAAGGCTTGACGAGAACTTGCCATTCAACATATCCGTTCGCAACACTGTTATGTTATTCAACTGTTCTGATAACATTCTTCTGTCACCGTTGAATTGTTCGTCGACCAGCTATTGTAGGCAGTACGAGGAGATAGAAGAGGGGAGTGGGTGCAAAGGAACTCTTTGCTGCCACTTCTTGAAAGACGCATCAATGACTTCGCATAGGATTAGGGTTAGGGTTGGAGGGTGCACAGCTTATACTTCTGTTGTGGACATCAAACCTGTGGATCCCGTTGATAAATGGAACTATGGAATTGAGCTGCAATGGATGCCTCCATACTAG
- the LOC7478918 gene encoding probable protein phosphatase 2C 5 isoform X1 — protein MLDLLRPLHVSTDNISRMRPPLVPLATLIGRELRNEKIEKPFVKYGQAALAKKGEDYFLIKPDCQRVPGDLSTSFSVFAQIFDGHNGVSAAIFVKEKLLDNVLSAIPQDITREEWLQALPQALVAGFVKTDIEFQQKGETSGTTVTFVVIDEWTVTVASVGDSRCILDSQGGVVSLLTVDHRLEENVEERERVTASGGEVGRLNVFGGNEVGPLRCWPGGLCLSRSIGDTDVGEFIVPIPHVKQVKLSNAGGRLVIASDGIWDALSSDMAAKSCRGLPAEIAAKLVVKVALRSRGLKDDTTCLVVDIIPSDIPVLPPIPRKKHNMFSSLFGKKALSSVSKSTKKLSAVGAVEELFEEGSAILAERLSKYFPANANSGLCRCAVCQVDQTPGDSLSVNSGSFFTPGSKPWEGPFLCSNCQKKKDAMEGKRSSRPTVMT, from the exons ATGCTGGATCTGTTGAGACCTCTTCATGTTTCAACT GACAATATATCGAGGATGAGACCTCCTCTTGTTCCACTTGCGACATTGATTGGGCGTGAGCTTAGGAATGAGAAGATCGAGAAACCATTTGTGAAGTATGGACAAGCTGCTTTAGCAAAGAAAGGCGAGGATTACTTTCTCATAAAACCCGACTGCCAGAGGGTTCCTGGGGATCTGTCGACATCATTCTCTGTGTTTGCG CAGATCTTTGACGGACATAATGGGGTATCAGCCGCCATCTTTGTGAAGGAGAAGTTATTGGATAATGTCTTGAGTGCAATTCCTCAAGATATCACTAGAGAAGAGTGGCTTCAAGCACTTCCTCAAGCACTAGTTGCTGGTTTTGTGAAAACTGACATAGAATTCCAGCAGAAAG GGGAGACTTCTGGGACAACTGTGACATTTGTTGTAATTGATGAGTGGACTGTGACTGTTGCTTCTGTGGGGGATTCACGATGCATATTGGACAGCCAGGGGGGTGTGGTTTCTCTCTTGACAGTTGATCACAGGCTGGAAGAAAATGTTGAAGAGAGAGAGCGAGTAACTGCAAGTGGGGGTGAAGTAGGAAGGCTAAATGTTTTTGGAGGCAACGAG GTTGGTCCCTTGCGTTGTTGGCCTGGTGGATTATGTCTTTCTAGATCAATAGGTGACACGGATGTTGGAGAGTTCATTGTTCCAATACCTCATGTCAAGCAAGTGAAA CTTTCAAATGCTGGAGGAAGACTTGTTATCGCTTCCGATGGTATCTGGGATGCTTTATCTTCTGATATGGCTGCCAAGTCATGTAGGGGTTTGCCTGCAGAGATTGCTGCAAAGTTGGTTGTTAAG GTGGCATTGAGGTCAAGGGGGCTGAAGGATGATACAACATGCCTTGTTGTTGATATCATCCCATCCGACATACCTGTCTTGCCTCCAATACCGAGGAAGAAGCATAATATGTTCAGTTCGCTTTTTGGAAAGAAAGCGCTGAGTTCTGTGagcaaatcaacaaaaaagCTCTCTGCTGTTGGTGCGGTTGAGGAACTGTTTGAAGAGGGTTCTGCTATTCTTGCAGAACG ATTAAGTAAGTATTTCCCTGCGAACGCAAACTCTGGGCTATGCAGATGTGCTGTTTGCCAAGTGGATCAAACCCCAGGTGACAGTTTATCAGTAAACTCAGGCTCTTTCTTCACACCTGGATCGAAGCCATGGGAAGGCCCCTTCCTCTGCAGTAACTgtcagaaaaagaaagatgcCATGGAAGGCAAAAGGTCGAGCAGACCCACTGTGATGACATAG
- the LOC7481710 gene encoding single-stranded DNA-binding protein, mitochondrial, which produces MSSLVLRFAKLLRVPSPVIMPTSSLGVGLQRSLRSCYSTVSFNSDNEEGKNDKVEEEFDDLLGDRRESRFQGVDPRKGWEFRGVHRAIICGKVGQAPVQKILRNGRTVTIFTVGTGGMFDQRIIGSKDLPKPAQWHRIAVHNDSLGAYAVQQLAKNSSVYVEGDIEIRVYNDSISGEVKNIPEICVRRDGKIRLIRSGENISNISFEDLREGLFS; this is translated from the exons ATGAGTTCACTCGTTCTCAGATTTGCTAAGCTTTTAAGAGTCCCTTCTCCTGTTATCATGCCCACCTCTTCTCTAG GGGTAGGTTTGCAAAGAAGCTTGAGGTCTTGTTACTCAACTGTGTCATTTAACAGTGACAATGAAGAGGGGAAGAATGATAAAGTGGAAGAGGagtttgatgatttgcttgGCGATAGGCGCGAGTCACGGTTCCAAGGTGTGGATCCTAGAAAAGGATGGGAGTTTCGCGGTGTGCACagg GCAATTATTTGTGGAAAAGTGGGACAAGCCCCTGTGCAGAAGATCTTGCGAAATGGGAGGACTGTAACCATCTTTACTGTTGGAACAGGGGGCATGTTTGACCAAAGAATTATAGGATCAAAAGACTTGCCAAAACCTGCTCAGTGGCATCGAATAGCTGTGCATAATGATTCACTTGGGGCTTATGCTGTTCAACAACTTGCCAAAAA CTCTTCAGTTTATGTTGAGGGAGACATTGAAATTAGAGTTTACAATGACAGCATCAGTGGCGAAGTTAAAAACATTCCTGAGATTTGTGTTCGTCGTGATG GAAAGATTCGCCTTATAAGGAGTGGAGAAAACATCAGTAATATTTCCTTTGAGGATCTGA GAGAGGGATTGTTTAGCTGA